DNA sequence from the Helicoverpa armigera isolate CAAS_96S chromosome 30, ASM3070526v1, whole genome shotgun sequence genome:
CGGGCTGCACGCCGCGCAGCCCGCCAGGCAGCCCACCGGGCTGTgcggcgcgcgtgtgaacgtagcaTTAGAACGTTGAATGAAGATCCACTCGTCGCGAAAGCGCAGTAGAGACTGACTGCCCGCGCGCGTGTAAAAAGTCGCCGGGCGCCCGCACATTCATCCTTtgaactttgccaaaaaaccgacactcgCCCGATTCGCGGCATTCACGGGCATGGGCGCGTTCTCGGGCTCGGGCGTAGCGTTTACACGCTCGTGAACGTGACTGTGCccgttgaatgtcgatttgaattcgcgcgtgtgaacgtaccattaaatgtaggtacctacctacctacgatttttcatagctttgagtgatttttaagaaactgaaaagtaggtaatatcttaatacctacctagataattaggtacctatgcagttgtttttctaaaaagtggatgaagtacaaaaataaaatgacatataacattaataacatcAATGACGGACGACGTGACGTTCACAGCAAAACTAGGGATGTAGTACAACACCACACCAATAATCGATTTTTTCGATTAAGATTTACTGTggtcttaaattatttcaaactgtcTATTACATCACCTTTGTCATATAAacattacaagtaggtatttatgacaatggtttattttacgccgaaaaataaatgttatttttgtattaattgtcgtaaaaaatgaataagatgttttaatgattgtatagaaataaaaagttttgattactgtataatattattcttactacctatttaaattggAGTATGACTGCATTCATAAAGTATTCTTATTAGGTTTAAAAGAAAGCACTAGAAAAGAAGACGCAATCGATCgattaataattcaatcaatAGATTATAATTGATTGGACATCCCTATTGGACTTCtgacatgacatgacattaGGCGAAGATGGCGATCTAATTTTATTAGTCGcgttaaattctattaaaagtttattttggaatacAGCTAGTCCGTGATACAGGAGTATTTgcaacttacataataaaataggcgATTAATTATCGTATATTCTGATACTCTTTACTGCACAGGGCCAATTTGGACATTGtcctttaataattttgaaagtatgTCTGTAAAAAACCGATcggaataaaatgtaaattctttaagattataatatactagctttttCTCGCTTTCTGAAGAAAGTACGGAAAAAGTATGTTCTGaggctataaaaataaagctatatAAAGTATGTTATGAGCtatattactgctaagtttcgTCAAAACCCGGTGAGCTGTTTGCGCGCAAAGAAGTAACAATTTAGCAGTTGCAAAAAAGCTTTTAACACTTATCTTCAGAGAGCgcaaaataaaggtatttttatattacaatgtTTATATGTTATGCATTGACTTTTGAACTTTAACATCATATCACTATAGCATGATCTTCATAAGCAAATATAGTGCATGCATTATGCAATAAGGTTAGGGACCTCTgaactcttttttttttttggaatggcatctcgcagttcaacCTAGGAGGTTGTTGACTGCtcaaccggacttttccctgtggatgcctagaattcaaggcctccagccaggggcaaAAAAGCTGacaaactaagcgactgcgctaagggtaccccctgtggggtacGAGCCTCGGCTTAGAGTGACCAACCATTAAGTGGACATCGACCGATCGCTTCTTCAGAATTCCTATTAGATTGTTCTCGCGGTGTCACTCGCGTTCCGGGGGACTACTATTCGAATTCGAATAGATCTTGGCTTTCTATcggtaaaaaaatcttaatcgGTTGACTaagtcaggtaggcagtcgctccttgtaaagcactggtactcagctgaatccggttagactggaagcggaccccaacatagttgggaaaaaggtttggaggatgaggatgatggtTGACTCAGTCCAGGTCCCTTACAAATTCACAAGCTTCTTTTCAATAGATTATTCAGCTACATTCAATTTGACTGGTTTAGACACCCCGAAAAGGGGGAAAGATGCCATGACAGTTCAAACGAGATCCAGATGATGCTGAAGGCGAGGTTCCATCGAGATTTCTGGCACACGTTCCCTCTgttctactcgctctagcaaacagtcaCAGATTGCGTGCGCACATTTTTTACatgtccgcgaaactgcaacGTTTGTTTGCGAACTTCTAGCAGCTGACTCGAATTTTTTGTGTGGGATCTTGCACTAAGATGTGAAATCGCAAATGTCCGTTCAACATacaccgtcgtaccacaaaaagtTTAAACgtttgttgaacacttgtctaaaaaaatgacagattatgacgttgaaataaggtccgttttgcggCCACAGCTTTTTAGACAaaatgttcaacagatgtttaagtttttgtagtaaggctaacaatgttttatttttcatatttctaaCAATAGAACCTCCTTATTTTCAGAACGGTTCTGCGACGTCACCCTGTATTGTTCGCCGAGCTTCGCCACTCAGGTAGCCGGCAAGGACACCGTGGAACCGCAGAACATACGAGGAGTTTCTTTGAGAGCACACAGGTAAGATATCACTACATAGCATTaaacaaagttgctttttcTATCCCTATGTCCCTATAACCCTGTGTCCCTTTGTATGCttaatggtctctgcacacagcgggcgcggcgaaACGGGGCGctacggcgacgcgacgctgagcagttgtaatgtactagatattacggacgacatcacacagagccgtcccgctcggcgcgacgcgacgcgactatatagtacattgtgtcacgtcgccgtcccgtcccgccgcgccgcgcccgctgtgtgcagagacagAGACCTTTAATCATGCGTTTTTTTTGATAGATAGAATGATTAAATGTATACTAACATAccttaaatagtggggaaatgcTGTTATCCTGTGCGAAGctggagcgggtcgctagtattcTCATAATATGTTCTGACAGCTGCCGCAGCTGAAATCTCGGTCTGGATTCCATTATTCTTAATAGCTAACTTCAGAGCGGCACAGTTATTTGACGAGAATTGCATAGCTACTAAGTTCTATGTTAAGGGCCAAGGCTACTTTGTTGGTTTTAGAAACTGTAAAAAAGCCGCACCTAGCCGGTGCCCTGGAGAGTACGTAAACAAAACGTAAAGTAAAATGTTGCTCAACTGTTAGATGCCAGCTGAAAATCAGTGCTGTGCGTACACACCGTATACTGAGCTGAGTCTTTTGCTACAAAGCACTTTctcattttgtttgttgtccTGTTTGAGTAACTTATCTGTGTACTAAATCATGCGTCCCATTATGGTGCTCAATAGTCGCTTCATAGACCTGGGTGGGTTTGAGAAAACGACGCTAGTACGCTTTCATTCGCGGCCAAAGGTATCGAATTCCCGCACCCGGATGAGTTACTTCATGGCATCTCAGCTATGTAACTTGCCATATTTTCAGAGATAAGACGGAACATAGAAAGGGTGATTATTATAATAGTACTAACAGACACCCcaaaaagcactggtactcagctacatccgtttagactggaagccgaccccaatatagttggggaaaaaggctcggaggatggaggatgaAACAGacatttatttaactgtaaataatgaacagataaaaagtcgttacgggtagtcagaagccagtaagtctgacaccagtctaaccaaggggtattgggttgcccgggtaactgggtttaggaggtcagataggcagccgcttcttgtaaagcactggtactcagctgaatccggttagactggaagccgaccccaacatagttggggaaaaaggctcggaggatggaggatgaAATAGACACCCcaatttatttaactgtaaataatgAACAGATACATTTCACAAATGAACCACAAACGTCGGTTAGAAGAGAATAAagctaattaatattaacatgtAATTATATGTAGCGCCGCAACTAGGTCACGCATTATAGATTAACGCAAATCAATACGGGGAGGCTCGCGAACTTTGCCCAATATAGCTGCCATGTATGCCTATCTATTTAAATTTTGGGAATTTTATGCTCTACCTATGAGTTGTAATACCCATGGTCTTTGGTTTAGTTATGAGGGCGCAgtttcgatcccaggtcagacaagtaccaatgctacttttctaagtttgtatgtactttctaagtatatcttagacaccattaactgtgtttcggatggcacgttaaagtctaggtcccggctgtcattgaacatccttggcagtcgttacgggtagtcagaagccagtaagtccgacaccagtctaaccaaggggtaatttgctacccgggtaactgggttgaggaggtcagatagaccagtcgctccttgtaaagcactggtactcagctgaatccggttagactagaaggcgaccccaacatagttggaaaaaaggctcggaggattatgatgatgaattagAATGTTGACGAACTAAACTTACTTATAGTAAATGTTCTTGTATCCCCAGGGTGGTGTTAGCAGCATGTTCAGAACTCCTCGGCACGCTACTAGGAGCCCACGAGGCGCAAGGAGAGCCAGTCCTCGTGATCGATGGAGCAGAACCCAAGCATTTGAAGGCGTTGCTGGATTACATGTACACTGGGGAGATGAATGTGCATCATGTGAGTTGGGAGTTTGATTGTATTTGGGGGGGGAAAGTTTTTTGGGGCTGTGTATATGGTTGATTGGGCATTTTATATTAGTGTAATTTGTCATATAGTATTGTAATGCCCAAGTCCACCGACAGCATTAAAATCCGTACATCTTTTTCGAAAATTAAACGTTTTTCATAGGAATCAgtcgttttaagaaaactgacgtttatgttgtcggtgaacgaGGACCGAGACCTCAGAGGGTTggaccatttaactataacgataacaaaaccataaccagctgtgaaattgccgatttgactAACGTATTCCCTTGGTTCACACACAATTATGAGGTTTATCGATATCAGTCGTGTCGGACTGCAGTCCCGGGGAATAAAAATTGCACCTATGTCTGGACGAATCCTTGTGCACTATATAtctgtcctgcgcagctggctgaccTCCTTAGAGACAACAGCCGCCGCTAATCGGTCTTTATCTCATTATTACTTTTCTTAACATATATGTCATACTAACCAGTTGTTTTTGCTTGCAGTCCCAACTCGCCAGTTTGCTGAAGACGGCCGAGGAGTTACGCATCAAGGGGCTCACAGATATCAGGTGGAACAATAAGGATGAACCGCCTGATTCTCAAGCAGGTATGTCACACATAACATCATATCATCATTACATGAGCTTTATTCTAAACAATACCATCTCTTAAGGTGGTTAGGTCTTTCTTAAAAAAACGACACGCATACATAGCATAAATTAAAGCGTTAAACGTTGGTTAAAAAGTTAGAGACTGCTAATGATACATTAAATGGCAGCCTACAATACAGATTCCTGAGGTTTCCCGtgcgtgaataaaatataacccttGAAAGTAACCACTAACGTAGCTTtcaattacttaaatatattttcaaaatcggttcagtacatCCAGAGATTACCATTCGATAACGCTCATTATTTCTTCATATAAGAAAAGGCTATAAAAACActgatgataaataaaataatgtctggacacctttttcacacacggtcggttagccccatggtaagttattaattaacttgtgttatgggtgctaacacaactgataaactacatatagctatttataaatacatattgtaacacccagaccacggctaacaagcatgctcatcgcacaaatgtcgaccgagccaGGAATcaaacccgggacctcaggttcggcagtccggcatggtgaccattgcgccatcgaaaTCGTCgtcgatgatgatgatcaaccacgactaattacataaataaatacataaactttatttctttcCCAGGGCTAGTAGCAACAGCGACCCCAATAGAGAAGCTCCCCGACAAGCAAGACCCCAAGCCCCCGACCAAGTTGTCCCCCAAGTCGACCCCCGAACCGGAGCCGCGGAAAAACGACTGCAGCGATGTGGAAGTCAAACCGGGGGAGAAGTTTAATGTTAAcggtatgtacctataatagTAACgaggttaaaaaatatatatatagttatcggcacgaatcttgagatctgacctacatctgctcagaagtaatttattagcaaagaaccaatcccgagtgacggctatgacgcgatgcactgcgggccaatcaccgctttagcccgcccccgcgtctcacttcataccacaaaagggacctaataaattacttctgctcaggtgaaggtcagagctcaagattcgtgccgataactatacgagCTTTTGccatcggtttcacccgcttcctgtgGGATCGATTCCGTGAGTACTTCTACTCCGGAAAAGAAGTCtaaaagccttcctcgataaatgagctaccAAACACTGAAatcaaattggtccagtagttcgTGAGGTTAGCGAATTCCAGAAAACAACCTCtgcagctttataacattagtatggATGCTTAATTCCGCCCTCtgcttataaaaataagtctcTTGAGGACTATTTCGCGCACacacataaaaagtagcctacctaTGTACTTTCTCGACAAATTGGTAATTTATAGTTTTgctttctaaaataataaatgtatatttgtgCGCCTAATAGGGCAAAACATATtgaaactgtaaataatattgtaccaCCTTAATAACATATGTTTTTAACtaataaatttatctttattcaAAGCTGCACTGACCTAATTGGCCGTCAAACTTGCAAAACTGGCTCTGTGGCTTTGTAgatcaaaaattcaaaacatcaaatactttttaaaaaaatcttaatcaatataattttgtttacaggCGGCCCTCCACCCTTGATAAAACTACCGATGAGAGAAAAATCAAGTCCAATCAAAAGAGAAAACTCAGATTCGTAAGTATACACACTTTTATTaatcagtatttatttattttatttgtattaaccTTACTATATCTTTAcatcattaattatttacaagtcGTAGTGGATAAGTGGTTAAAGCACCTGCCTTCAAGAATGAGAGCGTCAGTTGTCTAAGTTTTACTTTGCTACTACCTACAACTATCTATTACAACTGACAATGACAGAGTTAGGCTTTaccaataggattgaggagcggatattttgtgcaatcctattggttaatattgctcagtttctccactccgcagcctagctccgctccggtggacaggcagcctaaaGCTGGTACAAAATATCTTGACGCAACCTAGACTTTAAAGTCTGAGGTTGGCAAATTCACAGATGGATACGTTATTGAAATCCGCCATTAGGGTTTTTTTCTAACACAATAATGAATATGCGTTATATTTCGTTTCAGAGATAGTCCGAGTCCCAAAAGACAGCGGCTGACAAGTTTAACGGAACACACGGACGAAGAATGTAGCAGCATTGTTAAATCGTAAGTTATTATTCTAATactactccgcgcacctggataaaaagtagcctatagccttccttgataaatgggctatctaacactgaaagaatttttcaaatcggaccagtggGTCCTGATATAAGTGCGTTTaagcaaataaactaaatatttagcTTTATACATAGCACTAGCCGTTTtcgcgcggtttcacccgcgtcccgtggtaactactgcctgtaccgggataaaatatagcatatgttactcgtggataatgtagctttcgaatggtgaaagaatttttaaaaactgtccagtagtttttgagcctattcattacaaccaaacaaacaaacaaagttttcctctttataatattagtatagattacggTAGACATATTAATCTAATacaattttttcttcttttatagAGAACATGATCAAGAATGGCGATACGGAAActtagtaagtatttttttaactatataAGTAAAGATTGGCctaatatcatatttttgcaCTTTTCCATTTTCTTGTGATCCAACTGTATTAATAcgtaaaagttaaaattttctCGTAGCACTcaatcttataaaataatttacttcaaGAATACCCCTTCAAAACCAAACCTAGTTTTTTCACACTATTCGGCCTTTCGTCCTCCAGCTATTCGTCTTATATCCTCCAACTATTCGGCTTTTGTCCGAAAATTCGGTCCTCCCCCCAAATACTGTCTTCACCTCAACAAGAAGGTCTTGTCCCAACTATTCGGCGTACCCCCAACTATTAGTCCTCCATTCGGCCTTGGTCTTAACTCTAGTATTCTACTGTTATATAGAAAGTGTATGAACAGGACATATCGGCGGAGCGGGTGGTGGGCTGGGGCATGCGCGGCTCCCGGTCCACGTCGAGAGACGCCAGCGATGACGAGTGGGCTGATGCTCCGGCTGATATAGGCTCCTTCTTGCATACGAAGCTGAGGGTCGATGGTGATAATAGTGCTGGTAAGTAACCGTCGTGccacttaaacatctgttgaacacttgtttaaaaaaattcataatgatgacgttgaaataaggttgaacacttgtcttaaaaatattataattttgacgttgaagtaaggtccgttttgcagccacactttttttagacaagtgttcaacagatgtttaagaattttttttaagtaaatctgTAACCGTGTTgccacaaaaacttttgaacatctgtttaacacttgtctaaaaaaatgagacgttgaaataaggtccgttgtGCAGCCACACTTGATTTTAGActagtgttcaacagatgtttgaGTTTTTGTAGTGAGGCTATAAATGTCTTGTGTACTGTGTGCctttataaatgttttgatgAACTGTGATTGGGGGAAAATATAGTGTGATTGGGGAAAACTCCAGTGTTATTGGGGGAATCTATAGTGTGATTGGGGGAAAATATAGTGTGATTGGGGAAAATATAGTGTGATTGGGGGAAAATATAGTGTGATTGGGGAAAATACATATAGTGTGATTGGGGGAAAATATAGTGTGATTGGGGAAAATATAGTGTGATTGGGGGGAAATTATAGTGTGATTAGGGGAAAATATAGTGTGATTGGCGGGAAATTATAGTGTGATTAGGGGAAAATATAGTGTGATTGGGGGAAAATATAGTGTGATTGGGGAAAATATAGTGTGATTGGGGGAAAATATAGTGTGATTGGGGGAAAATATAGTGTGATTGGTGGACAATATTGTGGTAATATAAAGAATGATTGGCCAGCAAGAAGCCTTCGTGTGACGCCCTCATTGATTTTATAATAAGACATTTTTTTccactatttttattaaattgaaagcCCAATTACTTCCAACAATTTTGTAGTACCTATGTCTAATcgtagaataataatattaacatataaTTTCTTTCTCTTCTAGACGAGGAATCAAACGAGAGCTTGCCAACGCGTGCGTCTGCGGCGTCGTCGTCCGCACCATCCGCCTCCAACGTCGAGTTACGCGTCGAGCTCGCTAAGGCACAGCTAGCGCAGTTGAATAAAAATACTCGTAAGTATACATAATCACTACATGGTATAAATCAAaatcgctttttctgtccctatgtccctttgtacgcttaactcttcaaaactacgcaacggattttgatgcggtttttttcaatagataaagtgattaaagagcaaggtttatatgtataataacatacattaaatagtgtgGAAATACtcttatcccgtgcgaagccggggcgggccACTAGTACTTAATATAGTAAATATCATATTTATGAATACCTCTAGGTAATGCGGGACATtcggataaaaaaaattgtttttattgttttgtcccattactaaaaacaatgtttagtTGAAATGTCCCAAGTCCTACCACACGAATTGGGCCCCATCTGGCCgccgccattattattataaaatattgtaatgtcGGAATGTCAAAATTCTTATGGtatctgcacacagcgggcgcggcgcggcgggacgggacggcgacgcgacacaatgtactagatcgtcgcgtcccgtcgcgccgagcgggacggctctgtgtggccTCGTCcataatatctagtacattacaactgctttgtgtcgcgtcgccgtcccgtcccgccacgccgcgcccgctgtgtgcagagacctttattaatatcataataatataacagCGGTGATAACGTCATCGTTACGTAGAACATAGTCGGAAtttgtgataaataatataattattagtaaCTCTGTACCCTGTAATCctttattataaacaatcacaattatgtatttttttaactcttAAATAACCGTACCTGCAACTCGTACCTGCATATAtatctttgtaaataatattttttataatacctatttataatatttttaattctagcaAGCAAGTCGAGTCCGGTAGACCCTCGTTTCTCGGACGTGGTGAAGCTGAGCGACTACCTGCAGCACGGGAGACGCCCGCAGTTCTGGGAGGAGAACTATGTTAGAAGGGTAAGTTATACTTATTAGAAACAtcctttttaacacgcttaagtatattagcttcacttgtaactgactATGTacgtaagaaaatcttggaatcttaatttgacccacttctcGCTCTTCGATTAGGGTAAAATTTTGCACACACTCTGTGTTTTTAGttgtttaaagtatttttaaatattaattaactatgtACTTCAAGAAATTCGCTAAGGCCCGTTTGTTCGAAGCTtggttacgtcaaggttagggttaaattctagttacagtaaaatgatcagggtttaaattaaaaaagcgTCGTTGAAATCCAGGTAAGTTTAACG
Encoded proteins:
- the LOC110382039 gene encoding uncharacterized protein LOC110382039 isoform X4, translating into MLLKMMPQQYCLRWKHHHSNVQNMFAQLLEKERFCDVTLYCSPSFATQVAGKDTVEPQNIRGVSLRAHRVVLAACSELLGTLLGAHEAQGEPVLVIDGAEPKHLKALLDYMYTGEMNVHHSQLASLLKTAEELRIKGLTDIRWNNKDEPPDSQAGLVATATPIEKLPDKQDPKPPTKLSPKSTPEPEPRKNDCSDVEVKPGEKFNVNGGPPPLIKLPMREKSSPIKRENSDSDSPSPKRQRLTSLTEHTDEECSSIVKSEHDQEWRYGNLDISAERVVGWGMRGSRSTSRDASDDEWADAPADIGSFLHTKLRVDGDNSADEESNESLPTRASAASSSAPSASNVELRVELAKAQLAQLNKNTPSKSSPVDPRFSDVVKLSDYLQHGRRPQFWEENYVRRVMEAVRLKELEMKQAAEILGVSYGTLYGRYRDVYGCINRPYRNTSVNSIPSPPRAVREFWQAKGPSEVLERLQRGELTLDSAATALGVSIANLAAHVADFGVPEKDRASEVLDRLQRGEMSLESAATTLGVSVAKLAAHVNDFGVQEKGMVADFEPIPIEVDPSLKMRSRTYSAGAAKTARKQATSCTVNTGDQKPPKKLVVSSVTDEEPIPATVIAAHDAKPATGNTGKWPSIRVASLDSLRGNDPPSTAPNPAPTPAPASPSALMRTRPDLTIVAARRVPDKTDDDVTT
- the LOC110382039 gene encoding zinc finger and BTB domain-containing protein 44 isoform X8, producing MLLKMMPQQYCLRWKHHHSNVQNMFAQLLEKERFCDVTLYCSPSFATQVAGKDTVEPQNIRGVSLRAHRVVLAACSELLGTLLGAHEAQGEPVLVIDGAEPKHLKALLDYMYTGEMNVHHSQLASLLKTAEELRIKGLTDIRWNNKDEPPDSQAGLVATATPIEKLPDKQDPKPPTKLSPKSTPEPEPRKNDCSDVEVKPGEKFNVNGGPPPLIKLPMREKSSPIKRENSDSDSPSPKRQRLTSLTEHTDEECSSIVKSEHDQEWRYGNLKVYEQDISAERVVGWGMRGSRSTSRDASDDEWADAPADIGSFLHTKLRVDGDNSADEESNESLPTRASAASSSAPSASNVELRVELAKAQLAQLNKNTPSKSSPVDPRFSDVVKLSDYLQHGRRPQFWEENYVRRVMEAVRLKELEMKQAAEILGVSYGTLYGRYRDVYGCINRPYRAVREFWQAKGPSEVLERLQRGELTLDSAATALGVSIANLAAHVADFGVPEKDFEPIPIEVDPSLKMRSRTYSAGAAKTARKQATSCTVNTGDQKPPKKLVVSSVTDEEPIPATVIAAHDAKPATGNTGKWPSIRVASLDSLRGNDPPSTAPNPAPTPAPASPSALMRTRPDLTIVAARRVPDKTDDDVTT
- the LOC110382039 gene encoding protein tramtrack, alpha isoform isoform X10, with amino-acid sequence MLLKMMPQQYCLRWKHHHSNVQNMFAQLLEKERFCDVTLYCSPSFATQVAGKDTVEPQNIRGVSLRAHRVVLAACSELLGTLLGAHEAQGEPVLVIDGAEPKHLKALLDYMYTGEMNVHHSQLASLLKTAEELRIKGLTDIRWNNKDEPPDSQAGLVATATPIEKLPDKQDPKPPTKLSPKSTPEPEPRKNDCSDVEVKPGEKFNVNGGPPPLIKLPMREKSSPIKRENSDSDSPSPKRQRLTSLTEHTDEECSSIVKSEHDQEWRYGNLDISAERVVGWGMRGSRSTSRDASDDEWADAPADIGSFLHTKLRVDGDNSADEESNESLPTRASAASSSAPSASNVELRVELAKAQLAQLNKNTPSKSSPVDPRFSDVVKLSDYLQHGRRPQFWEENYVRRVMEAVRLKELEMKQAAEILGVSYGTLYGRYRDVYGCINRPYRAVREFWQAKGPSEVLERLQRGELTLDSAATALGVSIANLAAHVADFGVPEKDFEPIPIEVDPSLKMRSRTYSAGAAKTARKQATSCTVNTGDQKPPKKLVVSSVTDEEPIPATVIAAHDAKPATGNTGKWPSIRVASLDSLRGNDPPSTAPNPAPTPAPASPSALMRTRPDLTIVAARRVPDKTDDDVTT
- the LOC110382039 gene encoding zinc finger and BTB domain-containing protein 44 isoform X7, coding for MLLKMMPQQYCLRWKHHHSNVQNMFAQLLEKERFCDVTLYCSPSFATQVAGKDTVEPQNIRGVSLRAHRVVLAACSELLGTLLGAHEAQGEPVLVIDGAEPKHLKALLDYMYTGEMNVHHSQLASLLKTAEELRIKGLTDIRWNNKDEPPDSQAGLVATATPIEKLPDKQDPKPPTKLSPKSTPEPEPRKNDCSDVEVKPGEKFNVNGGPPPLIKLPMREKSSPIKRENSDSDSPSPKRQRLTSLTEHTDEECSSIVKSEHDQEWRYGNLKVYEQDISAERVVGWGMRGSRSTSRDASDDEWADAPADIGSFLHTKLRVDGDNSADEESNESLPTRASAASSSAPSASNVELRVELAKAQLAQLNKNTPSKSSPVDPRFSDVVKLSDYLQHGRRPQFWEENYVRRVMEAVRLKELEMKQAAEILGVSYGTLYGRYRDVYGCINRPYRNTSVNSIPSPPRAVREFWQAKGPSEVLERLQRGELTLDSAATALGVSIANLAAHVADFGVPEKDFEPIPIEVDPSLKMRSRTYSAGAAKTARKQATSCTVNTGDQKPPKKLVVSSVTDEEPIPATVIAAHDAKPATGNTGKWPSIRVASLDSLRGNDPPSTAPNPAPTPAPASPSALMRTRPDLTIVAARRVPDKTDDDVTT
- the LOC110382039 gene encoding zinc finger and BTB domain-containing protein 44 isoform X6, whose protein sequence is MLLKMMPQQYCLRWKHHHSNVQNMFAQLLEKERFCDVTLYCSPSFATQVAGKDTVEPQNIRGVSLRAHRVVLAACSELLGTLLGAHEAQGEPVLVIDGAEPKHLKALLDYMYTGEMNVHHSQLASLLKTAEELRIKGLTDIRWNNKDEPPDSQAGLVATATPIEKLPDKQDPKPPTKLSPKSTPEPEPRKNDCSDVEVKPGEKFNVNGGPPPLIKLPMREKSSPIKRENSDSDSPSPKRQRLTSLTEHTDEECSSIVKSEHDQEWRYGNLKVYEQDISAERVVGWGMRGSRSTSRDASDDEWADAPADIGSFLHTKLRVDGDNSADEESNESLPTRASAASSSAPSASNVELRVELAKAQLAQLNKNTPSKSSPVDPRFSDVVKLSDYLQHGRRPQFWEENYVRRVMEAVRLKELEMKQAAEILGVSYGTLYGRYRDVYGCINRPYRNTSVNSIPSPPRAVREFWQAKGPSEVLERLQRGELTLDSAATALGVSIANLAAHVADFGVPEKGMVADFEPIPIEVDPSLKMRSRTYSAGAAKTARKQATSCTVNTGDQKPPKKLVVSSVTDEEPIPATVIAAHDAKPATGNTGKWPSIRVASLDSLRGNDPPSTAPNPAPTPAPASPSALMRTRPDLTIVAARRVPDKTDDDVTT
- the LOC110382039 gene encoding zinc finger and BTB domain-containing protein 44 isoform X1, translating into MLLKMMPQQYCLRWKHHHSNVQNMFAQLLEKERFCDVTLYCSPSFATQVAGKDTVEPQNIRGVSLRAHRVVLAACSELLGTLLGAHEAQGEPVLVIDGAEPKHLKALLDYMYTGEMNVHHSQLASLLKTAEELRIKGLTDIRWNNKDEPPDSQAGLVATATPIEKLPDKQDPKPPTKLSPKSTPEPEPRKNDCSDVEVKPGEKFNVNGGPPPLIKLPMREKSSPIKRENSDSDSPSPKRQRLTSLTEHTDEECSSIVKSEHDQEWRYGNLKVYEQDISAERVVGWGMRGSRSTSRDASDDEWADAPADIGSFLHTKLRVDGDNSADEESNESLPTRASAASSSAPSASNVELRVELAKAQLAQLNKNTPSKSSPVDPRFSDVVKLSDYLQHGRRPQFWEENYVRRVMEAVRLKELEMKQAAEILGVSYGTLYGRYRDVYGCINRPYRNTSVNSIPSPPRAVREFWQAKGPSEVLERLQRGELTLDSAATALGVSIANLAAHVADFGVPEKDRASEVLDRLQRGEMSLESAATTLGVSVAKLAAHVNDFGVQEKGMVADFEPIPIEVDPSLKMRSRTYSAGAAKTARKQATSCTVNTGDQKPPKKLVVSSVTDEEPIPATVIAAHDAKPATGNTGKWPSIRVASLDSLRGNDPPSTAPNPAPTPAPASPSALMRTRPDLTIVAARRVPDKTDDDVTT